Proteins encoded within one genomic window of Urocitellus parryii isolate mUroPar1 chromosome 16, mUroPar1.hap1, whole genome shotgun sequence:
- the Prok2 gene encoding prokineticin-2 isoform X1, which yields MGSPRCVPLLLLLLLPPLLLTPPAGDAAVITGACDKDPQCGGGMCCAVSIWVKSIRICTPMGKVGDSCHPLTRKNHFGNGRQERRERKRRRRKKEVPFFGRRMHHTCPCLPGLACVRTSFNRFTCLAHK from the exons ATGGGGAGCCCGCGCTGCGtcccgctgctgctgctgctgctgctgccgccgctgctACTCACGCCCCCCGCCGGGGACGCCGCCGTCATCACCGGG GCCTGCGACAAGGACCCCCAGTGTGGCGGAGGCATGTGCTGCGCTGTGAGCATCTGGGTTAAGAGCATCCGGATCTGCACACCGATGGGCAAAGTGGGAGACAGCTGCCACCCGCTGACTCGGAAG AACCATTTTGGAAATGGGAggcaggaaagaagagagaggaagagaagaagaaggaaaaaggag GTTCCATTTTTCGGACGGAGAATGCACCACACCTGCCCTTGCCTGCCGGGCTTGGCCTGTGTGCGGACTTCATTTAACCGCTTTACTTGTTTAGCCCACAAGTGA
- the Prok2 gene encoding prokineticin-2 isoform X2, with protein sequence MGSPRCVPLLLLLLLPPLLLTPPAGDAAVITGACDKDPQCGGGMCCAVSIWVKSIRICTPMGKVGDSCHPLTRKVPFFGRRMHHTCPCLPGLACVRTSFNRFTCLAHK encoded by the exons ATGGGGAGCCCGCGCTGCGtcccgctgctgctgctgctgctgctgccgccgctgctACTCACGCCCCCCGCCGGGGACGCCGCCGTCATCACCGGG GCCTGCGACAAGGACCCCCAGTGTGGCGGAGGCATGTGCTGCGCTGTGAGCATCTGGGTTAAGAGCATCCGGATCTGCACACCGATGGGCAAAGTGGGAGACAGCTGCCACCCGCTGACTCGGAAG GTTCCATTTTTCGGACGGAGAATGCACCACACCTGCCCTTGCCTGCCGGGCTTGGCCTGTGTGCGGACTTCATTTAACCGCTTTACTTGTTTAGCCCACAAGTGA
- the Prok2 gene encoding prokineticin-2 isoform X3, with translation MGSPRCVPLLLLLLLPPLLLTPPAGDAAVITGVPFFGRRMHHTCPCLPGLACVRTSFNRFTCLAHK, from the exons ATGGGGAGCCCGCGCTGCGtcccgctgctgctgctgctgctgctgccgccgctgctACTCACGCCCCCCGCCGGGGACGCCGCCGTCATCACCGGG GTTCCATTTTTCGGACGGAGAATGCACCACACCTGCCCTTGCCTGCCGGGCTTGGCCTGTGTGCGGACTTCATTTAACCGCTTTACTTGTTTAGCCCACAAGTGA